The DNA region CGCGAAGCCATGGCCAGAGTCCTCACGGACACGCAAGAACCGGAAAGCATGGACGCGGAAATCCTGACCCGCCTGGGAGCGCGCCGCCTCATACGCTGGAACACCGTGCCCGACATCAACGTGCAGGGCGAAACCACGGGCGTGACCTGCATGGGCGTGGACATCACCGCGATCAAAATGGCCCGGGACACCCTGAGCAAAAGCGCGCTGCTGCACTCCATGCGGCTGCGCATCGACGATGCGGCCCATTCGACCTCGGATTTTGCCAGCCTCATGCGTACCGTGCACCAGATCCTGGGCGAAACCATCGACGCCAAGAACCTGATCACCGCCCTCATCAACACGGACAAGAATTCGCTGGAATTTCCCTACTGGGTGGATGAAATGACCGATGTCAGCGAAGCGGCCCCGCGCATCGACGATCTGAACGATCCGGAGAACCGTCGCCTGACCCTGGAGCTCTTGCGCGGCAACGTCCCCAACATACTGAGCGCAGCCGACATGACTGCTCTGACCAGAACCGGACAAATCCGGCTGGTGGGCGTGATTCCCCAGAGCTGGATGGGCGTCCCGCTCAAAGTGCGCGGCAAGGGCATCGGCGCCCTCATCGTGCAGAACTACACGACCCCGACGCAGTACACCCGGGACGACCTGGACATCCTGCTCGAAGTCTCGGAGCAGATCGCCCTGGCCATCGAACGCCAGCGCCATGACGAACTCTCCCAGACTGCCGAGGAAATTTTTCACGACATCCCATCTGGTCTTTTCATCTACAAATGCATCGAACCGGGCCAGTTGATCCTTGAAACCGCCAACCCGGCCGCCCTGCGTCTCATCCACAAGCGCCTCGAAGAGGCCAGGGGCATGCTCTTCACGGACATCTGGCCGCGCGGCACCCTGCTTGAGAGATACCTGCACTGCCTGCGCACGAAAGAGCATTTCGACAAGGAAGCGCATCTCTACGAAGACGACCGCATCCGAGGCTATTTCCGCATCCACGCCTTTGCCCTGCCCGGAGAAAAGCTGGCCGTGGCCTTCGAGGACGTCACCGAACGCGAGCTTGTCCAGCAGGCCCTCATCCGAGCCAAGGAGGCCGCCGAATCGGCCAACCGGGCCAAGAGCGAGTTCCTGGCCAACATCAGCCACGAGGTGCGCACGCCCCTGAACGGGATCATGGGCATGCTGCAACTGGCCATGCAGTCCGAGGCATCACCGGAACTTGCCGAGTACATGCACACGGCCCTGGCATCGTCCCGCAACCTTTTACGGGTCCTGAACGACGTGCTCGACTTCACCAAGGTGGATGCGGGAAAAATGGAACTTCTGGAGCGGGAATTCGATCTGGATGAGCTGCTGAGCCAGGCCGTGAACTTTTTCAAGGCCTTGGCCCTGGACAAGAAAATCAGCCTCGTGCTTTCGACTCCGCCAAATCTGGGAAGGTTTGTCGGTGATGAAGGACGCCTGCGCCAAATCCTCTTCAACCTGATGGGCAACGCCCTCAAGTTCACGGACGCTGGCAGCGTGACCCTTGAAGCCTGGCCCGTGGGCGAGCGTGCCGGAAAGACGCGCATCCTGTTCACCGTGCAGGACAAAGGGATCGGCATCCCGATGGACAAGCTGGATTATGTCTTCGAATCCTTCACCCAGGTCGACGGAACCTATTCGCGACGCTATCAGGGAACGGGGCTCGGCCTGCCCATCGTCAAGCGTCTGGTGACGCTCATGGGCGGCAACATCTCGGTGGAGAGCATGGAAGGCGAGGGCACGACCATCCTCTTCGTCCTCCCCCTGTGGGCGGCACCGCCGCTGAAGGCACATGTACCGGCGCGGCCAAAGCCCATCAACACCGATGTCGGCCCGCTTGGCATTCTGCTGGTGGAAGACGACATGGTGAACATGACCATGGCCAAACGCATGCTCGAAAAACTGGGACACAGCGTCATCTGCGCCCGCAACGGCCTGGAAGCCCTGGACTGCCTGCATGCCCCTGGCGTGGACGTGGTGCTCATGGACATCCAGATGCCGGAAATGGACGGAATCGAGGCCACGGAAATCATCCGAAACAACCCTCGCTTCATCCACTGCGCCCAGATCCCCATCATCGCCCTGACCGCCCATGCCATGGGCGGTGACGAGGAAAAATTCCTGTCACGCGGCATGAACGCCTACCTGTCCAAACCTTTCGACCACATCCGCCTGTTGGAACTGCTGCATCGCTTTTTCGGCTGATCGATGGTGCGCACCAAAAAAAACCTCCGCAGGAAATCCCGCGGAGGCCGTTCATTGCAGTACCCGTAAAGGCTATTTCAGGCCGGCCGTGCCATTGAAGCTGACGGTGATCACCTCGTAGTCCACACGTCCTTTCGGAACCTGAACCGAGATTTCATCGCCTTCCTGCTTGCCAAGCAAGGCGCGCCCCACCGGAGACTCGATGGAGATGGTGCCCTTGGTGTGATCGGCCTCGTCGGGGCCGAGCAGGGTGTAGGTCTTGCGCTCTTCGGTCTCCATGTCCTCGACGGTCACCGTGGCACCGAATACCGCGCGGTCGCTCTGCAACGTATCGATGTCGATGACTTCAAAACGAATCATCCGCGATTCGATGTGGCTGATCCGGGCCTCCAGCATGCCCTGGCGTTCACGCGCGGCGTCGTATCCCGCGTTCTCGCGCAGGTCGCCCTCTTCCCGGGCTTCCTTGATGGCCTGAATAATGGCCGGACGCTCTTTCTTGAGGGCGTCCAGTTCCTTTTCCAAACGCTTGAAGCCTTCTACTGAAATGGGAATCCTGTTCATCATCATCCTTTGTGTGCAAAAATCGCATTAAGCCAATAAAAAAAAAAGATGCTTTGCCCACCAATTGGCTTGTGGCGGGCAAAGCGAGAGCAACATTTTCAAAAGCAAACCAAGAACCTGACTAGTGCATCCACGGTTGCGGGTCAAGGGGCTTGGCAAACCATTCCGACATCGCGACCCGGCAAGGAGCCGGAGGGACGGATTTTCATTCCCTCATGACCTGGCCGAGCTGGGCAAAGGTCTCCTCGGCAGCGGGCCGCAGCCGCACATCGTGCACATCCTGCAACTTGCGCATCTGTCGGATCATCTGCTCCAG from Desulfomicrobium apsheronum includes:
- a CDS encoding PAS domain S-box protein, producing MTASISLQRQLDHLNRAQRHASIGSFEHDMDTGATFWSDEQYRLLGFNPGTVTPSLDKFLHLLESGSRARFLRRVSVCFATRRELRTELRYTPQNGSPRLAQIRAEFEPDASGQLRIIRGTFQDVTARRAVQSALRQSESRYRTIFENALEGIYQTTPEGTFLSANASMAKILCYDDPDDLMAGIQDIGRDLYADPADRRRYMELLEEHVRVMGFETQVRRKDGSLIWVTLNSTLIRDAGTGRPCLIGTMEDISTRKRYELSLIESDQRFRNLLQQISCIAVSLDNQNRIIFSNPFLQQLTGWNAAELGGRDWFEVFIPPDQREAMARVLTDTQEPESMDAEILTRLGARRLIRWNTVPDINVQGETTGVTCMGVDITAIKMARDTLSKSALLHSMRLRIDDAAHSTSDFASLMRTVHQILGETIDAKNLITALINTDKNSLEFPYWVDEMTDVSEAAPRIDDLNDPENRRLTLELLRGNVPNILSAADMTALTRTGQIRLVGVIPQSWMGVPLKVRGKGIGALIVQNYTTPTQYTRDDLDILLEVSEQIALAIERQRHDELSQTAEEIFHDIPSGLFIYKCIEPGQLILETANPAALRLIHKRLEEARGMLFTDIWPRGTLLERYLHCLRTKEHFDKEAHLYEDDRIRGYFRIHAFALPGEKLAVAFEDVTERELVQQALIRAKEAAESANRAKSEFLANISHEVRTPLNGIMGMLQLAMQSEASPELAEYMHTALASSRNLLRVLNDVLDFTKVDAGKMELLEREFDLDELLSQAVNFFKALALDKKISLVLSTPPNLGRFVGDEGRLRQILFNLMGNALKFTDAGSVTLEAWPVGERAGKTRILFTVQDKGIGIPMDKLDYVFESFTQVDGTYSRRYQGTGLGLPIVKRLVTLMGGNISVESMEGEGTTILFVLPLWAAPPLKAHVPARPKPINTDVGPLGILLVEDDMVNMTMAKRMLEKLGHSVICARNGLEALDCLHAPGVDVVLMDIQMPEMDGIEATEIIRNNPRFIHCAQIPIIALTAHAMGGDEEKFLSRGMNAYLSKPFDHIRLLELLHRFFG
- the greA gene encoding transcription elongation factor GreA, translated to MNRIPISVEGFKRLEKELDALKKERPAIIQAIKEAREEGDLRENAGYDAARERQGMLEARISHIESRMIRFEVIDIDTLQSDRAVFGATVTVEDMETEERKTYTLLGPDEADHTKGTISIESPVGRALLGKQEGDEISVQVPKGRVDYEVITVSFNGTAGLK